In Cottoperca gobio chromosome 19, fCotGob3.1, whole genome shotgun sequence, the genomic window CCTAAATTATGTGCATACATGTCTAAGCCAGGTCCTagactaaaggccctgtcacacatatccgtaagacagaaacgtatgccggcgcatatgaaaatttgtcagagtccaaatacgtccaacctttcatcggatcggaaaagtgaacatatacagatacgcatgtctaacctattgatagcgcatcacttactaatacaaaatgtatcagacgaatgcccaacgaatgcataagctaagctatacaaaaatatgacgtatacaaaatatcggcaacacgctggtttactttgatataaggtaaggtataggtagtattcgttaagagcacactgtgttacgctggggtgcgttgttgaacgctgatgttttgagcatgttcaaaattaccggacgtacccaacgtgtgcttcataagatatgcagatgtaacgttacgttagacatacgtgaatacgtaggtgaatatttacctatgtaaatacagtacatgaatacttacctacgtaaatatagtacgtacaTACCTACGTGACTATGTTAGAGGTgtgttagatataggctacgtcggctgacggtgaatcctacagccaatttattgataacgagtggataacctattcctaccctatgttaagataatgcctgacgacggagtaacttattaaacgtgtttctacagtacagctagcgttcagcatcagcatgacgtgaaccaaatggcacttttccagctccgttggccagacgctccgatacgttttaaataggtaagtgataagctatcaatgtttgacatacgtataataatttgttatgtatgcattatgtatgcgtcagctacaacaccgctgtggaaaggttggacgtatttgggctctgacacattttgagctaattttcatatacgccggcatgtttcagccatatggaactgtgtatgtctggcgtgttcggcgtaacgtctgcgtccttcaaacgatcacaactttcccttaatttatatcaaccgattgccgatatttcgtatgccccagcatatgtttctgtcatacggattaCCATACTGAACTATTCTTCTTAGTCCTGCCATGGAGCTGTGCTGTGTGGTGTCAGTCTAAATGTGAAATTAGATGCTTCTGCTAACATCTTCATGAGTGAGGTAGGCCTACCTTACATTTTTGATCATAATAAaaagaacatatttaaatataagcaccttaaattattaaaatggttaaagGAATTATTTGATGTTTTGGGGAATATAGTACGTACTGGCTTTCTTGCTaagagtaagatgagaagatttaCTCTCATATCTATCCAGCTACAGCCAGCTGACATGTTACATCTCATTGGTTACATTTGGCGAGCTTCTCCCCCTGTTTACAGtgttaatgctaagctaagctaagctaactgtcgaTCTTCTCATGTAAGTTgtggcaagaaagtgaatgaactatttcccaaaatgtcacaaTGTTAGTGTTTTCATCCACTGTCATGCTTCAGTGTTAATCTAAACCCCATGtgttattgtatgtatgtatgtacatatgtcatttaattattttgcaaGTCTAATGTTGGAGGGGCTTTGTGTCTTTTATTGGGgttatttggtgtgtgtgtactgtgtacgAGTAGGTTGTTTTTGACAAAAATACCAGACATAAAACAAGCTGCACCACCTCTCCTACACAGGAGCAAAGCACACAGACTTTGTTGTGAgtttgcctttttttgtttgttctgcatCTGTTTGTAGTTATTACGCATCTTTATTtggttgtgtgtctttgtggtcattttgaatcTCTTGTGTACATGTCTCCCTGACACTTCTTGTCCCTAGGCCTGTGCcagttcagtaatccatccatgcatgGTACATATTCTGGTCTTTGAAGAGTAAAATTAGGTGCTACCTGGAAAAAAATGGTATAAAGCTGGTTTTGATGTCAAACAAAGCATAATTCTGAGTAGAACAACATATTCAAAATCCGCAAAAATCCGGCATTAATACGTTAGTGTGGGGCATAAACATTTTTCATCAATATAAGAATTATTTTCTGTCTCTGAGGGGATCTAAATGACTTTGCTACTCAATGTGAGCGTCGTCGAAGCATCTATTAAAAGAAGTGATCAAGTTCGATCTTTAGACCATCTGTATGTACTAGGAATCCAggttgaaaaacagaaagttcaTATCCACCCAAATCATCTGTTTTATCGCCTGATAGCTAttgtacagagagaggaagacatggctCCATACTTTGGCTATGAGCTTACAACAATGCCAACTTCACTATTCAAGGACAATTTAATGCGTAAAACTGTAAAGGCACAACTAGCAAAATCCCTAGGAAATGGTGTGCAACCGTGTGCGGAAAAGGTGCAACCTATGGATGTTCTTGATGGCGGGGCCCTTATTGATAGAGTGAAATGGCAGAAGAAGGTGACATACAAAGACATAACGATACAATATGCCAACTATGTGCGTGCAAGGTATGGCGACTGTTGCATAGTGTTTGATGGCTACGAACAGGGTCCGTCAATCAAAGATCACGAGCACCAGCGAAGAGTTGGAAAAACATGTGCAGATATTCAGCTTAGTGAATCTACAAAGGCTCACGGTGACCAGCAAACCTTTCTCTcgaatgaaaataacaaaagtcAGTTCATCGCGTTGCTGAGTCGATGCTTGGAAGCCGATGGTGAGATCGTGCACAACAGTACTGGAGATGCTGACACAATGATAGTGGAATGTGCCCTTCAATTTGCAAGACAAGGAAGGGAAGTAAGTGTAGTAGCAGATGACACGGATGTACTTGTCCTCTTGATGTACCACTGGAACCAGAATATGGCTGATATATACTTCCATTCAGAGGCAAAGAGATCAAAGAATGGTTTGAAAATTCAAGACCTTGTTAACAAAGCTGGCAAAGTAGTTACATCCCATCTCCTGTTCATCCATGCATGGAGTGGTTCATCTCTGCAACATATGGGCATAGCAAAACCAGTCttttgaagaagataaaacaatcaGAAGAATTGCAGCAGATATCCTTCTTGATGACCAATCCTGAGGCGACAGTGGAACAGATTGGCAAAGCTGGTATCCGATTACATGTTATCTTATATGGAGGCAGAGCAGATGATTCTTTGAACAGTCTAAGGTACTTAGCTTACCATGGAGATAGTGTCGACAAGCAAAACACCAATTGAGTGGGCACATGCTACATTTGCATGTGCAAACATATTGTGtatcaactttatatcatcgtatctcTGTTTTTACTGGATCTAGttacatgaaacaaagactggcGGAGAGTTTCAGTACTTTCGACAGAAGCAGCCGGCGATGTTGGGCGGACTGTTGGTTTTATGCGTCACCGGCTTGAACAGGTCACgtgatctgatcacgccggCGTGACGGTCGACTCCTAAGGGTTATTAACTGCTCTCCAAGTGTTAATGCTTACTGTTAATGAATATTTTTGACTATACATGATACAAGTATATTCAATATGCGGTTAAAGAGTTtgacaatgtttttaatttaaaatctaCAATTGGTGTTTGGAACCCCAACAAGATTAAAAAtataacagaaaacacaacagtgtcaataataataatactaacataattaaagaaatatgCTCCATAATTAAAGAAAACTTGTTTTCATATaatatcttttcattttactACAATTGTCTTAGTTGCAGTGGGATGAAATACAATGTAttgtttattaggtacacctggcAAAAGCAGAGCTGCTTTATTTGAGTGCGCTGGAAGCTAAAATCCTCATTGAGATACATAAAAGAGGTGAGCAAAATATTAGGAACACCTCTTGGTGTGTTCTGTATATGAAATATAAGAAAAAAACTGCAAACGAGCGTCCTTATTCTAGTCATCCACTAGAGTGCGCTCACAGCCAATCAGGGATCCACAAGAAGCCCTTCTGTCTGCAGTCCCTTCACTACAGACCATGTCTCTGTATCTTTATCACTTAATCTAACTTGTGTACCTCACTCATGAAGATGTTAGCAGAAGCATCTAATTTCACATTTAGACTGACACCACACAGCACAGCTCCATGGCAGGACTAAGAAGAATAGTTCAGCTCACGTCTGTGGCAAGATGTCTCTTGCCccacacagactcacactgTGGCTTTCTGTTCCACAGAGAAGCTGCGGTTAGCATTTCTCAATTTTCCTCCAATTACTCATGCAGTATAAACTCTGTGTCTCATCCAGTGTCATGCTTCAGTGTTGGAGgggttttgtgtctttgtggtcattttgaatcTCTGTGTGGTCTGACACTTCTAGTCCCTGGGCCTGtgcccgttcagtaatccatccatgcacGATACAGTAAGATAATTAATAATCAAGTgctgctaaactaagctaagctaaacttcTGGAGCTGTTTAGATAGACTCACCAGCAATTTAAATTGATTTTATATCTAATCTAAACTCACTGGTGGGGTCTTTAATTCTCCAAATGACACAAGAATCTAGTGATGGAAAGTTTATCTTAACTTTATAGAAGCTCAAATAACCTTGTGTGAGGGCGTGCCATTGGGCGATTTTGTGCTTTTCAGAGTTCCTAATATTTTATTGATGCTTTCCTGAGggaatatatactgtaaaccCATAGTTTCCTACGAATTTGTAGCCCCGAGATGTATCCATCTTCACTGGGTTTGACGAGTTTATTAATCCTGCCTCCGTACAACACAGGTTCAGACTTTGTCAGGGCGGTGTAAGGTGAGCAGACTTCTTATATCTTGTCTTCACTTATTTCAACAATATCAAACTCTTCAAATAAAACTAATGAAAAGTTTGTGTAAGTTAATAAGGAAATTTGTAGGTTCCATAAATCACAGGAAAGACCCAGACACACAGTAAATAGCTGTTCAAATAAGATGATATATTTAATCATACTTGCAGAATGTGTGAAGTGGTTTGCCATTGGCagtgaaatagagcatatataTTCCTTCTTACAGGATTGAGACCTGCAACTGTGGAAGCCGTGCAGGCTTGAGATAAACAGGTTTTATGTATTTGCTTgtcatgcacactcacacacacatacacatacacacacatcaccatgTCTGCATCAAGAACAAACAATCTCCCGCACAAACACTTTGACACAGCATGAGTCCACTGTTATTGCACTGGAAGGCAGACTAATAGCTCCGCTGTCCTCAGCTGAACTGTGGAGGAAACCAAATGAAGACGTTTACACAGGAAAGGAATGAGCCGGGGAAATTATAATTACACCTTCATTCATTAAATGCTCTGCCAACGCACACGCCCACTGTGGAGCACATCACCTGATCTTCAAAGAATTCTTTTTAACTTGTATTGTCCTCATCTCACCTCTGCTGGCCTACGAGACAGATTTGAAAAGGGGTGTATTCAAAGTCCTGTTTGCTATTTTAAGTCCAGGGTATGAAGCcaatacttaaattaaaacttgTGAGGTTTATAATGGTGCAATTAAGTTTTGTCAATGTAATGTCCTGCTCAGTTTTTCTGGAATGTGTGCGTCTTGAGATTTCTATAAATCCACACAAAGTGCTTGTATTGACATAACTAATCCTGTGTACAAAGACATCTTTGTAGAATGTAGAGCATGTATACTGTTAAGTTTAAATCCACGGCTGAATGTTGGTGAAAGAATGGAAATATGTTTGCTGCAGCAGTCACGTACCACTGCTCACATGTTGAGACAAGAAACATTTACTATACATGTAACGTAGTAATCATGAGGTCATTAACAGGAATTTGTATATCTTTCATTTtgcaatatttaatttattatgagctgttttatttttctttgagaCTTTTATTTCACAGTAATTTAAACCTTTGACACAATACAACCAGTTGAATAAGGGCTGTGTAGCAACCGTGTGTTTCAGGCCAATACTAAAATCATTACAGGACCAAGCAACATGTGAGCTCCGTATATGTATCAGGCCCCTCAGTATTTCAGTTCTTTAAAGCTACATGCAGTCAGATTTAAttagaatatatttatttttgccacaAAACTATCCAAAGAAAAGCACTAAACTGAGGAGAATAAATGTACCTGTGCTTATTTGTTTGAACTTATTTCACGTTATATTATCATCAAACCTGAGAATAAATGTACTCTGCATTTATTGTTGTTGAGTCCTCACATCCTTTCTTTCACACTCTGTATTATGAATGTGAAAGAGTATTACCAAACAcaataatgtgaaaacaaaatcacaaaaaacaTCACTCTCCTAATGTTTTTTTAGCACATTCTCCTCCATTTCATGAGGGATAAAAAGTACATATcaacaaatatttttgttgGAGTCTATTGTGTGTaataaaatagattaaatatgaagaaaaaaagattctgCAGATCTTGGTCTAACGCACATTATGTTAGATGATCCTGTACCCCCTGAAGGGTTTATTACAAATGAATTGTGTTGAAGCAAAAACAGATCTGTTGAAATTACGAGACTTCAAAAATATTAAGCAAACAATCTGTAgactattattatataattgatATGATTTAAAACAGGAGTTATGTTCTGAATAATTGTATTCAACGGGTAATTAAACTTATATTGATTTACATAATTACTTAAATAGTCATAAGTAGtcagtaaatatttaaaacaaagtacACTTAATGTGTGTTCACGTACAGCGTCAAGTAGTCTACAATTACTACAACATGCGATGTCTTTTCACCTACTTTTATATAGGTGGTTTGTTTACTGCTGAAAAAACACGGTTGAATTAAAACATTCTCAATTTATATTAACAGAACATTAAGTTTTAGGTCGTGCAATCGTTAAATAATACCCtatgttatttttttaagcaACTCATTGCCTGTGAGTCTTTGATCTCCGTGCGTCTATGCGCACAGTGCGCTCCGGCGCCGCTGGAGCCCGCAAAGAGTTAAACGGGGTTACCAGCAATCCTTTTAACAGGCAGGTGCCCCGCCAGTCCCAGCCCAAAGCTTACCACTGACTTTTTGAAAAGGTTCTTCGAACAACTCAGGAGCAACTCATAACTGTCATGTTGCGAGTCATGTTAACGGCGATGGCTGTAGATCTTTAGGATAAATAGCGCATCCTCGCCGCAGAAGAGCAACATCAAATCGGATAAATCAGCTGACACACATCGACCTGACTCGCAGACTCACAAACTTATGATGCGCTATTGAGTTCTGTCGTCGTTTCACTCACTTTTATATCCAGAGACGTGGAGTTTGCTTACTACCGGATCACAGAAACTTCCaactaaaacaaatcaataaacaaatcTTCTGCACTCGTTGAGTTGTGTTCCGCACTGGAGATGTGGTGGATGCTGTTTCCACGCTGGATCTGGTTCCTGGTGTTTTTGTCAGTGTGGATGGAGCACCATGTCGGAGTTTTGCCCCATATCACCTATTCACACCCGGGGATCTGCCCCAATGACATGAACCCCAACCTGTGGGTGGATGCCATGAGCACCTGTACAAGAGAGTGTGAATCTGATCAGGTAATGTCATTACAGTAACCTTTTAGACTTAACTATTCTTAACCACTAGTTTAAGTTGTTTTGCATGCATCATATAGatgatattttatgtttttttcactttctgCTCTCAATTGTATTGAatctatataatattttttctaaTTTTATCATGGTTGACTATATGAAAACACCTTCCAAATGCCTGGAACCTCCTGCATCTATaactctcccttctcctcctacAGGAGTGTGAATCCTTTGAGAAGTGTTGCCAAAACGTGTGTGGGAATCGGAGTTGTGTGGCAGCCCGTTACCTGGACGGGAAGAAAGGCCCCATGGGAATGCCCAAGGAAGCCACCTGCACCAGTTTTATGTGCACCCAGCAGGGGTCTGAGTGTGACATCTGGGACGGCCAGCCGGTGTGTAAGTGCCGGGACCGCTGCGAGAGGGAGCCGCACTTCACCTGCGCTTCTGACGGCATGACCTACTACAATAAGTGCTACATGGACGCAGAGGCGTGCTCCAAGGGTATCACCCTTGCTGTTGTCACCTGCCGCTTCCACCTCACCTGGCCCAACACTAGCCCCTCGCTGCCCCAGGCCACCACTCTTCGCCCCACCACTGCTCCTCTTCAGGCGACTATCCCACCTCCCACCAAACCTCAGACACCCGTGGTGGTCAGCAGCCCCGCTCACCAGACTGTAAATGTGGGTGACACAGCCAGCTTCCTGTGTGACGTGACGGGTCACCCCCGGCCTGAGATCACCTGGGAGAAGCAGCTGCCAGAGGGGGTGGAGAGGGTAGCCATGAGGCCTAATCATGTGCGAGGGAATATGGTGGTCACTAACATCGGTCAGCTGGTCATCTACAACACCCAGCCACTTGATTCAGGCATCTACATCTGCACGGCTCAGAACCCATCTGGCTCAGTGCAGGCCAACCATCCGCTCACTGTGCTGCCCACAGAGCTACCCAAGACACCCGAGCTCAGGAATGTGACCCGATGCCTGCCTGAAGAGTGTCTGAAACCCCCTGATCACCCCGAGGATTGTGGGAGCGAGATGGAGAAAGTCAGCTGGTACTACGAGCCCAAGACGAACAACTGCTTCTCCTTCACCCACTGCCacatcagcaacaacaaccaGCAGCCCAGGAAGGTGTTCGAGACATACCAGGAGTGTATGCAGTGCTGCGGCCCAGAGCTGTCAGGACCCTGCGGCCTCCACAGCCTGCAGGGCCCCTGTAAGGCCTATGAGCCACGCTGGGCCTACAGCAGCACCCTGCTGCAGTGTCAGTCCTTCATTTACGGAGGGTGTGagggcaacaacaacaactttgaATCTAAAGAAGCCTGCGAGGAGATGTGCCCCTACCCGAAAAACCACCACTGCAAAGCCTGCAAGCCGAGAGGCAAGATGGTGACGAGCTTCTGCCGGAGCGACTTCGTCATCTTGGGCCGCATGACAGAACTTACAGAGGAGAAGGACTCGGGCCACGCCCTTGTGACTGTGGAAGAGATCCTAAAGGATGAGATGATGGGTCTCCGCTTCTTTGGCAAGGAGCCTCTTGAGGTCACCTTCCTCAACATGGACTGGAATTGCCCGTGCCCAAACATCACGGGTGCTGCCGCTGAGGGACAGGTCATCATCATGGGCAACGTGAACGACGGCATGGCCGTCCTTCAGCCGGAGAGCTACATCGGCGCTTCCAGCCCTCGTCGTGTACGGAAGCTAAGGGAGGTCATCTCCAAGAACACATGTGACATTCTCAAAGCCATCACCAACAGCCCTCAGTAGGGCAAGGATGAGGGATATAATGTGTACAAGTTTAGACTTGACTGCAACATGATGTTCTCTACATTGTAGTAATGTTTTGAATTTTAGGAACATTCTTGATACATTTAATGAATTACAGGAGTTCCTGATGAGGATCCCTGTcacatgacattttgtttgtcttttcatgtGGTCTGTTCGCAGCGGACCTTTTCTGTTATTTCATTGGTGTTGTTGATTGAAATACCATGTACGTGAACACAAGAGACATCTATCAGGATCCTTTTGTTGCCTTAATCCCCCAGTCTGACTTCCCCCATGCCCTCTCTTGCCTCCGGCAGAAATGGAGGTTGCAGACTTGCattgaaacacaaaacagacacgATTGAGTTTGATTTTTATGTACATAATTTAATGTGCCATaaatcttttaattattttatttgctagCTGTATTTCCACCTCGCACTTTTGATATCTGAGTACCATCTTACTTCACACATTTACCACTTATTTCTCagttttttaatgttgtataaATACATCCATATACTTGTGCAGGGTATTGCACATACACTGCAACGAGGTAGCTTTGGTTCATCCAAATGAATGagttgtaatatattttattaaccACCACATTTTCTCAcggtcatttattttttatctactTGCTATTACTTTTCTAGCTATTTATTATCATGTAAGCTTctcttttatcttgtttttgtaTCACATTCTCTCTGAAACTGAAAGTGGCATTTTGTATAATATTTGcgaagaaaataaagatttggGATTTTTCATCTGTCTCCTTTTATTGATCTTTGTTTATATCTATGTAATATTGAATTATATTTTGATTACAGGGGATACATTTGAAAGATATATCTTATAGGAAAAGGTACACAATGACtgtgtgacaaaataaagacacattttagcTTTTGGAGCCTCTGTTCCTGATACCTATGTGGTTACTCTGACAGGCTGTGATAAAAGAGACTTGGGAATAGCATATCCCCAGCCCACGCTGCCCCCCACCCCATCCTCAAAAACAGAGCCCATCTATTCTAAAGACCCCTGTGGCATTGTAAAAACTTCACCTATTTTACTTTGCCTCCATGATCCAGTCTAATTGGATAAGGAGCCCAAGCTGTAAACCTCAGGTCCAATCCCATACAAGAGTTATGTGTTTTATGCCGTGCCAGCAGGCGTCTCTGGGTTACTAGGAACAGGCCTTGGTGGGCTTCGACGAGGGTGTTCTACTTCCCAGATGAGATTCTGTTTCTCCCATCCAGAGCGGCGAGGGAGGCAGGAGATCAGCCCATGTACGGTGTTCCTTTACTGGCAAAACCACCGGGGAGCTCAGACCTGCACTTCAGCAGCTGTTGAGACTCCGGAGCAGAGAAATATTAGATTTACAGCATCTTAGatcacaaagaaatacaaacaaagttCATATCGACAACACAAACCTAGCGACAGACATTTATCACTTTTCGTTACACATGTGTGATTCATTTCAAAATCACACACTTCTTATATTTCCCTAACAGTTGTGTATTTGGAATTTAGTTCCTGCGCACATTCTGCATATGCAGATACACAGTaatataaaaaggtattttttgGCTTATACATCTGTAAatgtatagatgtgtatatatgtatgtatggtgGATGTGTAGAGTCCAACGGTATACTTCTGcattttggtttgtgtgtgtggatcctgTGGAAGCTCACTTCAGGAAAATGTATACATGATATAAAAGAGATAGTACCGTAAGTCCAGTTCAGTTATTCAAAATGATTAGGCAGTAAGTCAAATTCTGAACTGACTACCTCATAATTTACTAGATTTAATAAAACCTTTACTTACTAACTCTGATATGGTTTGGGGATGGGGTAAGAGAAATGGTTTGTATTTGCTATTTCTATTTACAGTATGacgtattacacatatttaactgtgaatatactaatgtgaaaatgaataaagtaataataataatggcaaaaaagaaaatacaaaaaatgtagtttattttttctCTAATTTTGATTAGAGAATTTTTCAATTACTTGATACTTTCATCTCTTCTGGCTTCTAAAACACAGACTGGTATTTATggaatattatataattttacatttttagtcaAGAAACAGTACATATGTGTGCTCTATTGTCCCTCAAATGTAGCCTGGATCGAGTTCAACGGGTGAATTTTATAATAATCACAGGTGCAACCTACAGTTCAGCTGAGGGACCGAGTTCAACTATCAAACCAAATCCCCTCAAAACAACTTCAAATGctatcaattatttttttccccctttgattttatgttcattaaaaaaacacctcTAACCACTTCAATGCGTAGTCTGGGgtctacaaaaacacaatttaccaTCAATTAAAATTCAGCATATTCGAAACATGTGTGATCCTTATTTTTCAAGCTCTTTTATGCTTTTCTAATTTGAGTTGGGCCAAGTAAAAGGGTACAAGAGTTATGCTTTGATATGCTGTGCAGAATTTTCGCTCACATATtttttcctctcccttctctcagGCTTTGTTGATTTGATGGGGTCATTGCGTTCACAAGCTCAGTTCACACAAGGCAGGAATAGTCGGTGTGGTCCATGTGAGGCTCAGATGTAGACCTGCACCAGGTAGAGAGGACCCAGCCGACAGCTGAGCGCAGGACAGCAGAGCCGGTTACactctgtgtgtatttctatgtaGAGCCTCCATGTTGTGTATCCAGAGGAGATGGGACAGTAGCACCTGTTGAACAGATCAGCTAGCCGGGTGGTTTAAGACCTTTGATTCATGACCTGCATCTGTTATGGCCATATCATTTGGAACGTCTATTGAAAAGATACAGTAGCCACTCACACGCATTGACTGGAGATGAACAGGGTCCCATGGCAGTATATCACCCTGGGGAAGCAGAAGCTGAAAGGTTTGATGCTGGGTGGTAGCTGCTCTGCTCTGAACGGGGGAAAACTCAGAAGAACGAGGCCCTTCAACCTAAATGCTGCTTTGACAACAGTGACAGACTCTCTGATACACAAAAGGAAATCAGTGCATGATTGAGTGAAAGCCAGGATAAGATGAATTAATATAAAAGCATTGATCAAGtcattgttcttgttttgaGTCTCAGAATCTTATTTGTCTCTACTAAAGAGGAAATGTCTTTTTGGTTACACTTTCTATGAATAGCACATTGATAGTGCATTATGAGGGCattatacataaacacacataatgcaTTCTGATGCACTTTATTAACATTGATAAAACATTACATATGTGACTTAGAATTAATCATAC contains:
- the wfikkn2b gene encoding WAP, Kazal, immunoglobulin, Kunitz and NTR domain-containing protein 2; protein product: MWWMLFPRWIWFLVFLSVWMEHHVGVLPHITYSHPGICPNDMNPNLWVDAMSTCTRECESDQECESFEKCCQNVCGNRSCVAARYLDGKKGPMGMPKEATCTSFMCTQQGSECDIWDGQPVCKCRDRCEREPHFTCASDGMTYYNKCYMDAEACSKGITLAVVTCRFHLTWPNTSPSLPQATTLRPTTAPLQATIPPPTKPQTPVVVSSPAHQTVNVGDTASFLCDVTGHPRPEITWEKQLPEGVERVAMRPNHVRGNMVVTNIGQLVIYNTQPLDSGIYICTAQNPSGSVQANHPLTVLPTELPKTPELRNVTRCLPEECLKPPDHPEDCGSEMEKVSWYYEPKTNNCFSFTHCHISNNNQQPRKVFETYQECMQCCGPELSGPCGLHSLQGPCKAYEPRWAYSSTLLQCQSFIYGGCEGNNNNFESKEACEEMCPYPKNHHCKACKPRGKMVTSFCRSDFVILGRMTELTEEKDSGHALVTVEEILKDEMMGLRFFGKEPLEVTFLNMDWNCPCPNITGAAAEGQVIIMGNVNDGMAVLQPESYIGASSPRRVRKLREVISKNTCDILKAITNSPQ